The proteins below are encoded in one region of Tessaracoccus aquimaris:
- a CDS encoding fibronectin type III domain-containing protein: MYVTVAEGTSAARVMILGKTPEPVNGACASYSDDKTSVTLTWDCLTTDPDTGLAPYQGAPVLDYVVEVNSGSGWAVASHPASTEKTRTVTGLDPTLTYSFRVSAWNEAGNGDWQEFTVNPFDLAEDSATVAAGETTTIAVLDNDTAPAGSTVALVGDDGASVTELTRPEGTYTVVDNAVRLEADDAFTGTAEPISYRVVIGDCADDAQLTVTVVKAGLALTKTAHLVDGNGDGIGQPGESVDYTFEVTNTGTVPVDGVAVDDPMLPVTCPAGQLAPEAKVSCTGSLTLTDANVAAATEGKIVNVATATADWRLGDEDRTVASDESTAEVPVKPTVVTPTTTPTPTGTPSPSASPTPSTSPSPSVPASPSTSPKPTQSPTGTPRPTATPTKPMPTKPPKPGLPSTGN, from the coding sequence ATGTACGTCACCGTCGCTGAGGGCACCAGCGCGGCGCGCGTGATGATCCTCGGGAAGACCCCTGAGCCGGTGAACGGTGCATGCGCGTCCTACTCCGACGACAAGACCTCCGTGACGCTGACCTGGGACTGCCTCACCACCGACCCCGACACGGGGCTCGCGCCCTACCAGGGCGCGCCCGTGCTCGACTACGTGGTCGAGGTGAACTCCGGCTCGGGCTGGGCGGTCGCTTCGCACCCGGCGAGCACCGAGAAGACCCGCACCGTGACAGGCCTCGACCCGACACTCACCTACAGCTTCCGGGTCTCCGCCTGGAACGAGGCGGGCAACGGCGACTGGCAGGAGTTCACGGTCAACCCCTTCGATCTTGCCGAGGACTCGGCAACGGTCGCGGCGGGGGAGACCACGACCATCGCGGTCCTCGACAACGACACCGCTCCCGCAGGCTCGACCGTCGCCCTGGTCGGAGACGACGGGGCCAGCGTCACGGAGCTCACCCGTCCCGAGGGCACCTACACGGTCGTCGACAACGCGGTCCGGCTCGAGGCCGACGACGCGTTCACGGGAACCGCGGAGCCGATCAGCTACCGCGTCGTCATCGGCGACTGCGCCGACGACGCCCAGCTCACCGTCACCGTCGTCAAGGCTGGACTCGCGCTGACCAAGACCGCACACCTGGTCGACGGCAACGGCGACGGGATCGGGCAGCCGGGCGAGAGCGTCGACTACACGTTCGAGGTGACAAACACCGGCACCGTCCCCGTCGACGGCGTCGCGGTGGACGACCCGATGCTGCCCGTCACCTGCCCCGCAGGCCAGCTCGCGCCCGAGGCGAAGGTCAGCTGCACCGGGTCCCTGACCCTGACCGACGCGAACGTCGCGGCAGCAACCGAGGGAAAGATCGTCAACGTCGCCACCGCGACGGCCGACTGGAGGTTGGGCGACGAGGACCGCACGGTCGCCTCCGACGAGTCGACCGCGGAGGTGCCGGTGAAGCCGACCGTCGTCACGCCGACCACGACGCCCACGCCGACTGGCACCCCGTCACCGAGCGCGTCGCCGACGCCGAGCACGTCCCCCTCGCCGTCCGTCCCGGCCTCGCCGAGTACCTCGCCGAAGCCGACCCAGTCGCCGACCGGAACGCCGAGGCCCACCGCGACGCCGACCAAGCCCATGCCGACCAAGCCGCCCAAGCCAGGGCTGCCGTCGACCGGCAACTGA